The following proteins are encoded in a genomic region of Chryseobacterium cucumeris:
- a CDS encoding phosphoheptose isomerase, with protein sequence MELEYIEHISPILKDGIKNYLIDIDGTITDDVPNEEPERMVTCEPYPDALETINRWYDEGHQICFFTSRTENLKQITIDWLDKHGFKYHSVLCGKPRGGNYHWIDNHLVRATRYKGRFTDLVEKQVTIEVFKEDGE encoded by the coding sequence ATGGAATTAGAATACATTGAACACATTAGTCCTATTCTAAAGGATGGAATAAAAAATTACTTAATAGATATCGACGGAACCATTACTGATGACGTTCCCAATGAAGAGCCGGAAAGAATGGTTACCTGCGAACCCTACCCTGATGCTCTGGAAACGATCAACAGATGGTATGACGAAGGACATCAGATCTGCTTTTTTACTTCAAGAACCGAAAATCTGAAACAAATTACGATCGACTGGCTGGATAAGCATGGCTTCAAATACCACAGCGTGCTTTGCGGAAAACCAAGAGGAGGAAATTATCACTGGATAGACAACCATCTGGTAAGAGCTACAAGATACAAAGGAAGATTTACGGATTTGGTAGAAAAACAAGTGACCATTGAGGTATTCAAAGAAGACGGCGAATAA
- the idi gene encoding isopentenyl-diphosphate Delta-isomerase: MEEFVVLVNPEDEVLGLMEKQQAHINGLLHRAFSVFLFNSKGEMLLQKRASGKYHSPNQWTNAVCSHPRDGETYQQGAVRRLKEELGIEADLSEKFHFIYKADVGGGLWEHELDHVFVGNHETDFNLNKEEVEEVRFISMEDLDKEISKHPENFTEWFKIILEEYKHHF; the protein is encoded by the coding sequence ATGGAAGAATTTGTTGTTTTAGTAAATCCTGAAGATGAGGTTTTAGGGCTGATGGAAAAGCAGCAGGCTCACATCAATGGCCTGTTACACCGTGCTTTTTCTGTATTTCTTTTCAACAGTAAAGGAGAAATGCTTCTTCAGAAAAGGGCTTCAGGAAAATATCATTCTCCTAACCAATGGACCAATGCTGTATGCTCGCACCCGCGTGACGGGGAAACTTATCAGCAAGGAGCGGTACGCAGACTAAAGGAAGAACTGGGAATTGAAGCAGATCTTTCTGAAAAATTCCATTTTATTTACAAAGCAGATGTAGGCGGTGGTCTTTGGGAGCACGAGCTGGATCATGTATTTGTGGGAAATCATGAAACTGATTTCAATTTAAATAAAGAGGAAGTGGAAGAAGTAAGATTCATTTCCATGGAAGATCTGGATAAGGAAATTTCCAAACATCCTGAAAACTTTACAGAATGGTTCAAAATCATCCTTGAAGAATATAAACACCATTTTTAA
- the gcvT gene encoding glycine cleavage system aminomethyltransferase GcvT, which translates to MKKTALYDKHVSLGAKIVPFAGFEMPVQYSGVTEEHFAVREKAGLFDVSHMGQFFIEGPGSKDLLQYVTTNNVDALENGKAQYSCLPNENGGIVDDLIVYKMEDDKYFVVVNASNIDKDWNHISKYNTFGAKMTNASDEMSLLAVQGPKATEILQKLTDVNLSEIPYYHFTVGTVAGENDVIISNTGYTGSGGFEIYFNNESAEKLWDAVMEAGKEEGIIPCGLAARDTLRLEKGFCLYGNDIDDTTSPIEAGLGWITKFDKDFVSKDVFAKQKEEGVTRKLVGFELTDKGVPRHDYPVVDAEGNVIGKVTSGTQSPMKKVGLGLAYVDKPHFKLGSEIFIQVRNKNIPAKVVKAPFV; encoded by the coding sequence ATGAAGAAAACAGCCTTGTACGACAAACATGTTTCTTTGGGAGCTAAGATCGTACCTTTCGCAGGTTTTGAAATGCCTGTTCAATATTCAGGGGTTACAGAGGAGCATTTTGCAGTAAGAGAAAAAGCAGGATTATTTGATGTTTCCCACATGGGACAGTTTTTCATCGAAGGGCCGGGTTCAAAAGACCTTTTGCAGTATGTAACTACCAATAATGTAGATGCACTTGAAAACGGAAAAGCTCAATATTCCTGCCTTCCGAACGAAAACGGCGGAATTGTAGATGACCTTATCGTTTACAAAATGGAAGATGACAAATATTTTGTAGTAGTAAACGCATCCAACATCGACAAAGACTGGAATCATATTTCAAAATACAATACTTTCGGGGCTAAAATGACCAATGCTTCTGATGAGATGTCATTATTGGCAGTTCAGGGGCCTAAAGCTACTGAAATTCTTCAAAAACTTACAGACGTAAATCTTTCAGAAATTCCTTACTATCATTTTACAGTAGGAACCGTTGCCGGAGAAAATGATGTGATTATTTCAAACACAGGATACACAGGAAGCGGTGGTTTTGAGATTTATTTCAATAACGAAAGTGCTGAAAAACTTTGGGATGCCGTAATGGAAGCTGGTAAAGAAGAAGGGATCATTCCTTGCGGATTGGCTGCCAGAGACACTTTAAGATTAGAAAAAGGATTCTGCCTGTACGGAAATGATATTGATGATACAACGTCTCCAATTGAAGCCGGTTTAGGGTGGATCACTAAATTTGATAAAGACTTCGTTTCTAAAGATGTTTTCGCAAAACAAAAAGAGGAAGGAGTTACAAGAAAACTAGTAGGTTTCGAACTGACAGATAAAGGAGTTCCAAGACATGACTATCCTGTGGTGGATGCTGAAGGAAACGTGATCGGAAAAGTAACTTCCGGAACACAGTCTCCAATGAAAAAAGTAGGATTAGGTCTTGCTTACGTAGACAAACCTCACTTCAAATTAGGATCTGAAATCTTTATTCAGGTAAGAAACAAGAACATTCCTGCAAAAGTGGTGAAAGCTCCTTTTGTATAA
- a CDS encoding arsenate reductase family protein encodes MKKVFYLNTCDTCRKILAQFDLTDWELREIKKEPITKEELAEMHKKTKSYEALFSKKSTQIKLRGLDVKSLTEKDFKELLLDHYTFLKRPVFVTDKEIFVGNDKKNVEELQKFFGVNE; translated from the coding sequence ATGAAGAAAGTATTTTATCTCAATACATGCGATACATGCAGAAAAATTTTAGCCCAATTTGACCTTACAGACTGGGAACTCCGTGAAATTAAAAAAGAACCAATTACAAAAGAGGAATTGGCGGAAATGCATAAAAAAACAAAGTCATACGAAGCATTATTCAGTAAAAAATCTACTCAGATCAAACTGAGAGGTCTGGATGTAAAATCATTAACAGAAAAAGATTTTAAAGAATTGCTGCTGGACCATTATACTTTCCTGAAAAGACCTGTATTTGTTACCGATAAAGAGATTTTCGTGGGTAATGACAAAAAAAATGTTGAAGAACTGCAGAAGTTCTTTGGCGTAAATGAATAA
- a CDS encoding acyl-CoA thioesterase has product MQNKPITFQFISEPSDVNYGGNVHGGSVMKWIDQAGYACATTWSGNYSVTVYVGGIRFYDPIKIGEVVKVDAQVIYTGTSSMHIAINVFSRNLKQPNFEKKTHCIIVFVAVDENGKKLPVPKWTPETEEEKQLEMYAKRLMELRTQIEDEMKPFL; this is encoded by the coding sequence ATGCAGAACAAGCCTATTACTTTTCAGTTTATTTCGGAGCCTTCAGATGTTAATTACGGAGGAAATGTACATGGAGGAAGTGTTATGAAATGGATTGACCAGGCCGGTTATGCATGCGCGACAACCTGGAGTGGTAATTATTCTGTCACTGTTTATGTGGGCGGAATCCGTTTTTATGATCCTATTAAAATCGGTGAAGTAGTAAAAGTAGACGCTCAGGTGATCTATACCGGAACTTCAAGCATGCATATTGCCATCAATGTTTTTTCAAGAAATTTAAAACAGCCCAACTTTGAGAAGAAAACACATTGTATTATCGTATTTGTAGCTGTGGATGAAAATGGAAAAAAACTCCCTGTTCCAAAATGGACACCGGAAACAGAGGAAGAAAAACAGCTTGAAATGTATGCCAAACGCCTGATGGAGCTGAGAACGCAGATTGAAGATGAAATGAAACCTTTTTTGTAA
- a CDS encoding GLPGLI family protein, which yields MKSFFTLSALLVTALVQSQTHRFIYELQYKMDSTEAGYEKVNMILDITPKEVKFYGKDLAIRDSLNKKFGTNFSYTDMTGQVVKRKINSFDNENFINIKNGYYTFKTTDKINWTIADEIKKVENYTLQKATTKFGGRSWTAWFCKDIPFNEGPFKLRGLPGLIFELSDAKKNFLYTLVKSRELPEVSSTSDFLESSFGNKAIPINEKQKHKLLMEFYNDPFAFERNNISKSNNDLRININGKEIHNVDELNTQTKSMQEVIRKYNNPIEINKAMHYPVY from the coding sequence ATGAAAAGTTTTTTTACTTTATCAGCATTGCTTGTAACAGCTTTGGTGCAGTCTCAGACACACCGGTTTATTTATGAGCTTCAGTATAAAATGGATTCTACCGAGGCTGGATATGAAAAAGTGAATATGATCCTGGATATCACCCCGAAGGAGGTAAAATTCTATGGAAAAGATCTCGCTATCAGAGACTCACTGAATAAAAAATTCGGAACGAACTTCAGCTATACTGATATGACCGGACAGGTAGTTAAAAGAAAGATCAATTCTTTTGATAATGAAAATTTCATCAACATTAAAAATGGATATTATACATTTAAAACTACGGATAAGATCAATTGGACAATTGCTGATGAGATTAAAAAGGTAGAAAACTATACTTTACAAAAAGCAACTACAAAATTTGGAGGGAGAAGCTGGACGGCCTGGTTCTGTAAAGACATTCCATTTAATGAAGGACCATTTAAACTGCGTGGATTACCCGGTTTAATCTTTGAGCTATCAGATGCTAAGAAAAATTTCCTTTATACGCTCGTTAAAAGCAGAGAACTTCCGGAAGTCTCCTCTACTTCAGATTTCCTGGAATCCAGCTTTGGTAATAAAGCAATTCCTATTAACGAAAAGCAAAAACATAAGCTGCTTATGGAATTTTATAATGATCCTTTTGCTTTTGAAAGAAATAATATCAGCAAATCCAATAATGACCTTAGAATTAATATCAATGGAAAGGAAATTCATAATGTTGATGAACTGAATACCCAAACCAAAAGCATGCAGGAGGTTATCAGAAAATATAATAACCCAATTGAAATCAATAAGGCGATGCATTATCCGGTATATTAA
- a CDS encoding voltage-gated chloride channel family protein yields MSKSQRTPGKKAVFYTRFFFRKFPAIPYILKWLCISIIIGALVGTASAGFLQSLEWATHFRENHLWLIALLPAAGFLIGLLYYYFGKDVEAGNNLLIDTIHEPKGIIPFKMAPFVYLGTIATHFFGGSAGREGTALQMAGAIADQLTRPFKLDRNERKILIIAAIAAGFGSIFGTPLAGAVFGLEVFLIGRIRYNAIFPAFASAILADWATNLWNVKHTHYHIDFIPKLEFLPILYSILAGIAFGICAAAFSKIIHWMSSLFKSNIKYPPLRPVVGGIIIALAVFAMGTTRYIGLGVPVIVESFEKQLPLYDFALKMIFTIVTLSAGFKGGEVTPLFFIGATLGSALSLFIPLPFGLLAGMGFVAVFAGATNTPLACMLMGIELFGAECGVYVAIACVVSYLLSGHNSIYSRQKIGEAKNRRYESQQDKSVSDFL; encoded by the coding sequence ATGTCAAAAAGTCAAAGAACACCAGGTAAAAAAGCAGTTTTTTATACTCGTTTTTTCTTCAGAAAATTTCCGGCAATTCCTTATATTTTAAAATGGCTGTGTATCAGTATCATCATTGGTGCATTGGTAGGAACCGCATCTGCAGGATTTCTTCAATCTTTAGAATGGGCAACACACTTCAGAGAAAATCATCTCTGGCTGATTGCTTTACTTCCTGCTGCAGGATTTCTGATAGGGCTTCTTTATTATTATTTCGGAAAAGATGTGGAGGCTGGAAATAATCTGTTGATCGATACCATCCATGAACCCAAGGGAATTATTCCTTTTAAAATGGCTCCTTTTGTGTATCTGGGAACAATTGCAACGCATTTCTTCGGAGGTTCTGCCGGCCGTGAAGGAACAGCTCTTCAGATGGCGGGAGCCATCGCGGATCAGCTCACCAGGCCTTTTAAGCTTGACAGAAATGAAAGAAAAATATTAATTATTGCTGCTATTGCTGCCGGATTTGGCTCCATTTTCGGAACACCGCTGGCAGGAGCCGTTTTTGGTCTTGAAGTTTTTCTGATCGGAAGGATTCGTTACAATGCGATCTTTCCGGCATTTGCTTCTGCCATTCTGGCGGACTGGGCTACCAATCTCTGGAATGTAAAACATACCCATTACCATATTGATTTTATTCCTAAACTTGAGTTCTTACCAATTCTATACAGCATTCTGGCAGGAATAGCTTTTGGAATCTGCGCTGCTGCTTTCAGTAAAATCATCCACTGGATGAGCTCTCTTTTTAAATCAAATATCAAATATCCTCCACTTCGTCCAGTAGTGGGAGGAATTATTATAGCACTTGCCGTTTTTGCAATGGGAACAACCCGTTATATAGGACTGGGAGTTCCTGTAATTGTGGAATCTTTTGAAAAGCAGCTTCCACTGTATGATTTTGCTCTAAAAATGATTTTTACCATTGTTACGCTTTCGGCCGGATTCAAAGGTGGAGAAGTGACACCTTTGTTCTTCATTGGTGCTACCTTAGGCAGCGCTCTGTCACTATTCATTCCTTTACCCTTCGGATTATTAGCAGGAATGGGGTTTGTAGCGGTATTTGCAGGAGCCACCAATACGCCTTTAGCCTGTATGCTGATGGGAATTGAATTATTCGGGGCAGAATGCGGTGTATATGTAGCTATTGCGTGTGTCGTTTCTTATCTTCTTTCAGGACATAACAGTATTTATTCCAGACAGAAAATCGGAGAAGCAAAAAACAGAAGATATGAAAGTCAGCAGGACAAGTCTGTTTCGGATTTTTTATAA
- a CDS encoding LysR family transcriptional regulator, with amino-acid sequence MFDYRLKVFHTVATRLSFTKASEELHISQPAVTKHIKEIETQIGAKLFDRKGTSIQLTQSGKILFEHAEKIRNIYRDMEFEISQISQQHKGKLIIGASTTVAQYILPEILAKFNSYYKDIKIELLTGNTETISTLLKEEKIDLGIIEGESQSSYFEYKTFKPDEIVLAAKSDHPLAHKTLSLKDLYQLDLIFREQGSGTLEFIQNRLKEKEINIHELNTVIQLGSSESIKNYLLHSECLAFLSISTILNELKNNILTVIDIKNFSIERDFHFILPKGEQSELIKLFLRFAE; translated from the coding sequence ATGTTCGATTACAGATTAAAAGTTTTCCATACGGTGGCTACCCGATTAAGCTTCACCAAGGCTTCAGAGGAGCTTCACATTTCCCAACCCGCTGTTACCAAACATATTAAAGAGATTGAAACTCAGATAGGTGCTAAGCTATTTGACCGTAAAGGAACTTCTATCCAGCTGACCCAAAGCGGAAAAATTCTGTTTGAACATGCAGAAAAGATCAGAAACATCTATCGTGACATGGAATTTGAGATCAGCCAGATCAGTCAGCAGCATAAAGGAAAGCTGATTATCGGGGCGAGTACAACCGTTGCACAGTATATTTTACCAGAGATTTTGGCCAAATTCAATTCTTATTATAAAGATATTAAGATTGAGCTTCTTACCGGAAATACGGAAACCATCTCAACACTTTTAAAAGAAGAAAAAATTGACCTGGGTATCATTGAAGGGGAATCACAGTCTTCTTATTTTGAATATAAAACTTTTAAACCTGATGAAATTGTTCTCGCAGCAAAATCAGATCATCCTCTTGCCCATAAAACATTAAGCTTAAAAGATCTTTATCAGCTGGATCTTATCTTCAGGGAACAGGGTTCCGGTACGCTGGAATTCATCCAAAACAGGCTTAAAGAAAAGGAAATTAATATCCATGAATTGAATACTGTCATACAGTTGGGAAGCAGTGAAAGTATTAAAAATTACCTTCTTCACTCCGAATGTTTGGCATTTCTTTCTATCAGCACTATTCTTAACGAACTTAAAAACAACATCCTTACAGTGATTGATATTAAAAATTTCAGTATCGAAAGAGATTTTCATTTTATCCTTCCCAAAGGAGAACAATCTGAACTGATCAAACTTTTTTTGAGGTTTGCAGAATAA
- a CDS encoding YeiH family protein, with the protein MKDFIQNEITRKVFFIVLAVLCLTPFISSPIALALGFALAVFIGNPFEKHLHQYIHLLLQISIVGLGFGLKLDEALHAGKTGLMLTVVSIVTVMVLGYFLGKLFKLERPLSYLLSAGTAICGGSAIAAVSPIIKPNTKQISLALAIVFTLNSVALFVYPAIGHLLNLSQEQFGLWCAVGIHDTSSVVGAASKYGDEALKIATTVKLARALWIIPVSLITMFIFKSKDSKIKIPWFIGYFIAAILLNTYFPFLDRFSTSITVLAKSGLNLTLFLIGSTLSIQTLKSIGLKPLVMAIILWVTISIGSLLYIIR; encoded by the coding sequence ATGAAAGATTTCATTCAAAATGAAATAACAAGGAAAGTATTTTTTATTGTTTTGGCTGTATTATGCCTTACACCTTTTATATCTTCTCCAATTGCTCTTGCTTTGGGATTTGCCCTGGCTGTTTTTATCGGAAATCCTTTTGAAAAACACCTTCATCAATATATTCATTTACTGCTGCAGATTTCAATAGTAGGTCTTGGATTCGGGCTGAAGCTTGATGAAGCGCTTCATGCCGGAAAAACAGGCTTGATGCTGACTGTTGTAAGTATTGTCACCGTTATGGTTTTAGGATATTTTCTGGGAAAATTATTTAAACTGGAAAGACCTTTATCTTATCTTCTCTCCGCAGGAACTGCTATTTGTGGCGGGAGTGCTATTGCTGCTGTTTCTCCCATCATTAAACCTAATACAAAACAAATTTCTCTTGCGCTGGCTATTGTTTTTACCTTAAATTCGGTTGCCTTGTTTGTATACCCTGCAATAGGACACCTGCTGAATCTTTCACAGGAGCAGTTTGGGCTTTGGTGTGCAGTGGGAATTCATGACACAAGTTCTGTAGTGGGTGCTGCCAGTAAATATGGAGATGAAGCTTTGAAAATAGCCACCACAGTGAAGCTGGCCCGTGCTTTATGGATTATTCCTGTCTCACTGATAACCATGTTTATTTTTAAAAGTAAAGATTCCAAAATAAAGATTCCCTGGTTTATCGGATATTTCATTGCAGCAATCCTTTTGAATACTTATTTCCCCTTTCTTGACCGATTCAGTACTTCGATTACTGTTCTGGCAAAATCCGGTCTGAATCTGACCTTATTTTTGATTGGTTCTACCCTTTCTATTCAAACGCTGAAATCAATCGGATTAAAACCTTTGGTAATGGCAATTATACTATGGGTAACGATAAGCATCGGCAGCCTTCTTTACATTATCCGTTAA
- a CDS encoding MFS transporter: protein MQELSLSSKLKYIFSIPVIISALGYFVDIYDLLLFGIVRIPSLKALGLNPDADGTFILNCQMVGLLIGGVFWGIFGDKKGRLSVLFGSILVYSLANIACGFLPYFPKEHLIYQYAGLRFIAGIGLAGELGAGITLVSESLPKNLRAIGTSVVAGFGLMGAVVAQLTVELAGGWNISYIIGGIMGIMLLILRISVSESGIYKNLEHKNISKGNFLSFFTNKDRLIRYLKCIAVGLPTWYCIGILAVLANQFAPELGIKDINPGKAIMWAYVGISVGDLLSGFISHALKSRKMAIFYMLIFTLIGVAIMLFGNTNTETRYYLFCVWLGFGTGYWAMFVTLAAEQFGTNIRNTATTTVPNMVRGLVPVMIFAFDSLKGHFPVVESAAIVGVVVFGLAFYSSLTISETHDRDLEFTE, encoded by the coding sequence ATGCAAGAACTGTCCCTGTCTTCAAAACTGAAGTACATTTTCTCTATTCCCGTTATTATCTCCGCCCTTGGCTATTTTGTAGATATCTATGACCTTCTTTTATTCGGTATCGTTAGAATACCCAGTTTAAAAGCTTTGGGGCTTAATCCGGATGCAGACGGAACCTTCATACTGAACTGCCAGATGGTAGGACTTCTCATAGGAGGGGTGTTCTGGGGAATCTTTGGAGACAAAAAGGGAAGGCTTTCCGTACTTTTTGGATCCATCTTAGTGTATTCTTTAGCCAATATTGCCTGTGGTTTTCTGCCTTATTTTCCGAAAGAGCATTTGATATACCAATATGCCGGCTTAAGGTTTATTGCAGGTATAGGACTTGCCGGAGAGCTTGGAGCCGGAATTACACTGGTTTCTGAAAGTCTGCCGAAGAATTTAAGAGCCATCGGGACTTCGGTTGTTGCCGGTTTTGGATTAATGGGCGCCGTTGTAGCTCAGCTAACTGTAGAGCTGGCCGGAGGATGGAATATTTCTTACATTATCGGTGGGATCATGGGAATTATGTTATTGATACTGAGAATAAGCGTATCGGAATCCGGAATTTATAAGAATCTTGAGCATAAAAATATCTCCAAAGGAAACTTTCTCTCCTTTTTTACCAATAAAGACAGACTGATAAGATATTTAAAATGTATTGCAGTGGGATTACCTACGTGGTATTGCATAGGCATTCTGGCTGTTTTAGCCAATCAGTTTGCCCCTGAATTAGGCATAAAGGATATCAACCCCGGAAAAGCCATTATGTGGGCTTATGTAGGTATTTCTGTCGGTGACCTGTTGAGTGGTTTTATTTCCCATGCTTTAAAATCCCGTAAAATGGCCATCTTTTATATGCTGATTTTTACGTTGATCGGGGTGGCAATTATGTTATTCGGAAATACCAACACGGAAACCAGATATTACCTGTTTTGTGTATGGCTGGGATTTGGAACAGGATACTGGGCTATGTTTGTAACGTTGGCAGCAGAACAGTTCGGGACGAATATCAGAAATACGGCAACAACTACCGTTCCCAACATGGTAAGAGGTCTGGTGCCGGTAATGATATTTGCTTTTGATTCTCTTAAAGGACATTTCCCGGTTGTGGAAAGTGCTGCCATAGTAGGGGTGGTGGTATTCGGGCTGGCATTTTATTCTTCACTTACCATTTCAGAAACCCACGACAGAGATCTTGAATTTACGGAATAA
- the rny gene encoding ribonuclease Y — protein MIEVIVGVVCLVIGAVVGMFFSRSSLNTKAKFIIDDAKKNAENLIEKANVQAESIKKEKNLQAKEKFLELKSQHDADIQSREKKMQEVEKRIKDKEHKLNDELSKTGKLEKDLDRQIADYAKKNEILDRKQQELDTATAKKVEILEKISNYTAEEAKAELVETMRAEAKTRAQAHVQSIMEEAQMNAKNEARKIVIQTIQRIGTEQAIENSVSVFNIESDEVKGRIIGREGRNIRALEAVTGVEIIVDDTPEAILLSCFDPVRREIARLSLHRLVTDGRIHPARIEEVVEKTRKQIEEEIIEVGKRTIIDLGIHGLHPELIKIVGRMKYRSSYGQNLLQHSREVANIAATMAAELGLNVKLAKRAGLLHDIGKVPEQESELPHALLGMQWAEKYGENPEVVNAIGAHHDEIEMKSLLSPIIQVADAISGARPGARRQVLESYIQRLKDLESAALSFDGVSSAYAIQAGRELRVMVESGKVNDEVASQLSYDISEKIQNELTYPGQVKVTVIRETRAVNIAR, from the coding sequence ATGATAGAAGTTATAGTCGGTGTTGTTTGTTTGGTAATCGGAGCTGTCGTGGGAATGTTTTTTTCCAGAAGTTCTCTGAATACTAAAGCAAAATTCATCATAGATGATGCCAAGAAAAATGCCGAAAACCTTATAGAAAAAGCTAATGTACAGGCTGAATCCATAAAGAAAGAAAAGAATCTTCAGGCTAAAGAAAAATTCCTGGAACTGAAATCACAGCATGACGCTGATATTCAGTCCCGCGAAAAGAAAATGCAGGAAGTTGAGAAAAGAATCAAAGACAAGGAACACAAGCTGAATGACGAGCTTAGCAAGACTGGGAAGCTTGAAAAAGATCTCGACAGACAGATTGCAGATTATGCCAAGAAGAACGAAATTCTGGATAGAAAACAGCAGGAATTAGATACGGCTACTGCCAAGAAAGTAGAAATACTTGAAAAAATCTCTAATTACACCGCTGAGGAAGCTAAAGCAGAATTGGTAGAAACCATGAGAGCAGAGGCCAAAACAAGAGCACAGGCACATGTTCAGAGCATCATGGAAGAAGCTCAGATGAATGCTAAAAACGAAGCGAGAAAGATTGTTATCCAGACAATCCAGAGAATCGGAACGGAGCAGGCAATCGAAAATTCAGTATCCGTTTTCAACATCGAGTCTGATGAAGTAAAAGGTAGAATTATCGGTAGAGAAGGTAGAAATATCCGTGCTTTGGAAGCGGTAACCGGAGTAGAAATTATCGTTGATGATACTCCTGAAGCTATTCTTCTTTCATGCTTTGATCCGGTAAGAAGAGAAATTGCAAGACTATCCCTACACAGATTGGTAACCGATGGTAGAATTCACCCGGCAAGAATCGAAGAAGTGGTAGAAAAAACAAGAAAGCAGATTGAGGAGGAAATCATTGAAGTAGGGAAGAGAACCATCATTGATTTAGGAATCCACGGATTACACCCTGAACTGATCAAAATCGTAGGTAGAATGAAATACCGTTCTTCTTACGGACAAAACTTACTACAGCACTCAAGAGAAGTAGCCAACATTGCTGCAACGATGGCTGCTGAATTAGGATTAAACGTAAAATTAGCAAAAAGAGCAGGTCTTTTACACGATATCGGTAAAGTTCCTGAGCAGGAATCAGAATTACCACACGCGCTTTTAGGAATGCAGTGGGCTGAGAAATATGGTGAAAACCCTGAAGTTGTAAACGCAATCGGAGCTCACCACGACGAAATTGAAATGAAGTCATTATTATCTCCGATCATTCAGGTTGCCGATGCGATCTCAGGAGCAAGACCGGGAGCAAGAAGACAGGTATTGGAGTCTTACATCCAGAGATTAAAAGATCTTGAATCTGCAGCATTAAGCTTCGATGGAGTATCCAGTGCTTATGCAATTCAGGCAGGTAGAGAACTGAGAGTAATGGTAGAGAGTGGAAAAGTAAATGACGAAGTAGCTTCTCAGCTTTCTTACGACATCTCTGAGAAAATCCAGAATGAACTGACTTATCCGGGACAGGTAAAAGTAACAGTAATCAGAGAAACGAGAGCTGTCAATATTGCCAGATAA
- a CDS encoding cell division protein ZapA — protein MEIRRITVNIAGRVYPLNVPAAEEETLRKVGKQIENMIKDFEQNFDVRDKQDALAMCALKLGTNAEVVSLNYEKNINSTNERLKQINQSLNEIGK, from the coding sequence ATGGAGATAAGGAGAATAACCGTCAACATTGCAGGAAGAGTGTATCCGCTGAACGTACCGGCAGCAGAGGAAGAAACTTTGCGTAAAGTAGGGAAGCAGATCGAGAATATGATTAAAGATTTTGAACAAAACTTCGATGTAAGAGATAAACAGGATGCTTTGGCTATGTGTGCCCTTAAACTGGGAACCAATGCGGAAGTAGTTTCTCTGAACTACGAAAAAAATATTAATTCTACCAACGAAAGGTTAAAGCAGATTAATCAGTCGTTGAATGAAATCGGGAAATAG
- a CDS encoding FlxA-like family protein, which yields MNKNIFTEKYTGGALAPPFLLLYQNIECFIFVSVIIFLFLLLVRIYKPEMLQDLENNFSELERKISTLQKNYKNLTENLKELSIEHEELKKKYDEERRKNQVLAEEQKNIKLYSAISGNPEHNRLMKNHINRLVKEIDFCIAQLQNSGL from the coding sequence TTGAATAAAAATATTTTCACTGAAAAATACACAGGAGGTGCGCTGGCACCTCCTTTTTTATTGTTATATCAAAATATAGAGTGTTTTATTTTTGTTAGTGTTATTATTTTTTTATTTTTGCTTTTAGTTAGAATATACAAACCTGAAATGCTTCAAGATTTAGAAAACAATTTTTCAGAATTAGAGAGAAAGATTTCGACTCTGCAAAAGAACTATAAAAATCTTACGGAAAATTTAAAAGAATTAAGTATTGAGCATGAAGAGTTGAAGAAGAAATATGATGAGGAAAGAAGAAAGAATCAGGTATTAGCAGAAGAACAAAAAAATATAAAACTTTATTCAGCAATATCAGGAAATCCTGAACACAATAGGTTAATGAAAAACCATATCAACAGATTGGTAAAAGAAATTGATTTCTGTATTGCTCAGCTTCAAAACAGTGGATTATAA